A DNA window from Camelina sativa cultivar DH55 chromosome 13, Cs, whole genome shotgun sequence contains the following coding sequences:
- the LOC104737568 gene encoding uncharacterized protein LOC104737568, with the protein MEIENQMMIDGGQEEIKSKMKTKRSRGLHVIGVVLYMLRRRRRRSKPFNNGFWGKFVESFRQLKNDDLKTLPSSNITVMLPSSSPAAMEEVAASSDDQISEMIEVFTATSSSCSSGIAGYGSAKSLRDMDCLDEDDDDDDDEYYGNDDGGDEMIDAKAEEFIVRFYEQMRVQNQAYTERYKAKSEMMMV; encoded by the coding sequence ATGGAAATCGAAAATCAGATGATGATCGATGGTGGccaagaagagatcaagagtAAGATGAAGACGAAACGGTCACGTGGTCTGCATGTGATCGGTGTGGTTTTGTACATGCTTCGCcgtcggaggaggaggagcaagcCGTTTAATAACGGGTTTTGGGGAAAATTTGTCGAGTCCTTTCGTCAGTTGAAAAACGACGATCTTAAGACACTGCCATCGTCAAATATTACGGTAATGCTACCATCGTCTTCTCCAGCGGCCATGGAAGAGGTTGCGGCGAGTAGTGACGATCAGATATCGGAGATGATCGAGGTTTTCACGGCGACGTCTAGTTCTTGCTCTTCGGGAATCGCGGGATATGGATCAGCAAAGTCGTTGCGCGATATGGATTGtctcgatgaagatgatgatgatgatgatgatgaatattaTGGTAATGATGATGGAGGTGATGAGATGATTGATGCGAAAGCTGAGGAGTTCATTGTGAGATTTTATGAACAAATGAGGGTGCAAAACCAGGCTTATACAGAACGTTACAAAGCTAAATCAGAGATGATGATGGTCTAA
- the LOC104737567 gene encoding uncharacterized protein LOC104737567: MADSSQKKTRRSPITHKAWSLVRMALLWGRKGGVLFKRWPLFELRSLFSKHLKALAHMRHHSSSNGDRYYGERQLSFDETPLFNIKRKMHRPTTSSMRFLLLPCIAPPPVDFDYVFEMDGQDYSDDVQPYGYDELKYESCTEEDDKEEEKGVDVRAEEFIAKFYEQIKLQRQVSYLEYKQHNDAV; this comes from the coding sequence ATGGCGGATTCGTCTCAGAAGAAAACCAGAAGAAGCCCAATAACACATAAAGCATGGAGTCTCGTCAGGATGGCTCTTCTTTGGGGAAGAAAAGGTGGAGTACTTTTCAAAAGATGGCCTTTGTTCGAACTACGTAGCTTGTTCTCCAAGCATCTCAAAGCCCTAGCTCATATGCGCCATCATAGTAGTAGTAACGGTGACCGTTATTACGGAGAACGCCAGCTTTCGTTTGATGAAACGCCGTTATTTAACATCAAGAGGAAGATGCATCGTCCTACTACGTCGTCTATGAGGTTCCTCCTCCTTCCCTGCATTGCTCCTCCTCCCGTAGATTTTGACTACGTCTTTGAAATGGACGGTCAAGATTATTCCGATGATGTACAACCATACGGTTACGATGAACTAAAATATGAATCTTGTACGGAAGAGGATgataaggaagaagagaaaggggTGGATGTGAGAGCAGAGGAGTTCATTGCTAAGTTCTATGAGCAGATCAAGTTGCAGAGACAAGTCTCTTATTTGGAATACAAACAACACAATGACGCCGTATAG